A single region of the Brachypodium distachyon strain Bd21 chromosome 3, Brachypodium_distachyon_v3.0, whole genome shotgun sequence genome encodes:
- the LOC100821223 gene encoding uncharacterized protein LOC100821223 gives MKRQRVCAPHIPTLKDVHHGTRWSLCLRVYHKFHVERIGHGRKRVNFVLLDAEGTKMAATIYDDQVDRLDPLLKEGIAYYVSMMSVEPISSTQRRMFADNPYECHFTSVTQVFEMRNMGEGTIPFFPPFLPCDRIFPSTLYNDIYVDVIGMVLYVSSVAFADGIYNRRIPFRNLLLMDDKFNFVNVCVKDKMESGHTRAWARSAEECTIVIVTMLRVKHAGKYDMLVVVCSFSSCNQCLHTTTFSRVHFGPDVDVARQMKKRINNDLS, from the exons ATGAAGCGCCAAAGAGTTTGTGCACCACATATCCCAACTCTGAAGGATGTCCATCACGGCACCAGATGGAGTTTATGTCTCCGAGTATACCACAAGTTTCATGTTGAGAGAATTGGACATGGTAGGAAGAGGGTCAACTTTGTTCTGTTGGATGCAGAG GGCACAAAGATGGCTGCCACCATATATGATGACCAAGTTGATCGTTTAGATCCATTGCTTAAAGAAGGCATAGCCTATTATGTGTCGATGATGTCTGTTGAACCAATTTCAAGTACGCAACGACGAATGTTTGCTGATAATCCTTATGAATGTCATTTCACTTCCGTCACTCAAGTGTTTGAGATGAGAAACATGGGTGAAGGGACAATCCCTTTCTTTCCTCCCTTCCTTCCATGTGATCGGATTTTCCCATCCACTCTTTATAATGACATCTATGTCG ATGTCATTGGAATGGTTTTGTATGTAAGCTCAGTGGCCTTTGCGGATGGCATCTATAATAGGCGAATCCCATTTAGGAATCTTCTTCTGATGGATGACAA GTTTAATTTTGTGAACGTATGTGTGAAGGACAAAATGGAAAGTGGCCACACTCGTGCTTGGGCAAGAAGTGCTGAGGAGTGTACAATTGTTATTGTTACCATGCTGAGAGTAAAGCATGCTGGTAAGTACGATATGTTAGTGGTTGTTTGCAGCTTCAGTTC ATGCAAT CAATGTCTGCATACTACTACCTTCAGTAGGGTGCACTTTGGTCCAGATGTTGATGTTGCACGTCAGATGAAAAAGAG GATCAACAATGACCTTAGTTGA